Proteins found in one Poecilia reticulata strain Guanapo linkage group LG15, Guppy_female_1.0+MT, whole genome shotgun sequence genomic segment:
- the LOC103476772 gene encoding serine/threonine-protein phosphatase 2A 55 kDa regulatory subunit B delta isoform, with product MAGVAGGNDFQWCFSQVKGAIDEDVAEADIISTVEFNYSGDLLATGDKGGRVVIFQHEQESKNRPHLRGEYNVYSTFQSHEPEFDYLKSLEIEEKINKIRWLPQQNAAHFLLSTNDKTIKLWKISERDKRAEGYNLKDEDGRLRDPFRITSLRVPVLMPMDLMVEASPRRIFANAHTYHINSISVNSDHETYLSADDLRINLWHLEITDRSFNIVDIKPANMEELTEVITAAECHPHQCNVFVYSSSKGTIRLCDMRAAALCDRHSKFFEEPEDPSSRSFFSEIISSISDVKFSHSGRYMMTRDYLSVKVWDLNMENRPVETYQVHEYLRSKLCSLYENDCIFDKFECCWNGSDSAIMTGSYNNFFRMFDRNTRRDITLEASRESSKPRATLKPRKVSTGGKRKKDEISVDSLDFNKKILHTAWHPKDNVIAVAATNNLYIFQDKIN from the exons ATGGCGG GAGTTGCAGGAGGAAATGATTTCCAGTGGTGTTTCTCCCAAGTGAAAGGAGCGATAGATGAAGATGTTGCGGAAG ctgacaTAATCTCAACTGTTGAGTTCAACTATTCTGGAGATTTACTTGCAACTGGAGACAAGGGAGGCCGAGTAGTGATTTTTCAACATGAACAAGAG TCTAAGAATCGTCCACACCTGCGTGGGGAATACAACGTCTATAGCACTTTTCAGAGTCATGAGCCAGAATTCGACTATTTGAAAAGTTTAGAAATTgaggaaaaaattaataaaataagatgGCTACCCCAACAAAATGCTGCTCACTTTCTACTTTCAACAAACG ATAAAACTATCAAATTGTGGAAAATAAGCGAAAGAGATAAACGGGCAGAGGGTTACAACCTAAAAGATGAAGATGGGCGACTCAGAGATCCTTTTAGAATCACCTCTTTACGG GTACCAGTTCTGATGCCAATGGATCTCATGGTAGAAGCAAGCCCACGGAGGATCTTTGCAAATGCGCACACCTATCACATTAATTCCATTTCTGTAAATAGTGACCATGAAACTTACCTCTCTGCAGATGACCTAAGAATAAATCTATGGCACTTGGAAATCACAGACAGAAGTTTTA ATATTGTAGACATCAAGCCCGCCAATATGGAAGAACTGACAGAAGTAATCACAGCTGCTGAGTGCCATCCACACCAATGCAATGTATTTGTGTACAGCAGTAGCAAAGGCACCATCCGCCTGTGTGACATGCGAGCAGCGGCACTCTGCGATAGGCACTCTAAGT tcTTTGAGGAACCTGAGGATCCAAGCAGCCGATCCTTTTTTTCAGAGATCATCTCCTCCATCTCAGACGTGAAGTTCAGTCACAGCGGACGCTATATGATGACACGTGACTACCTCTCCGTCAAGGTTTGGGACCTCAACATGGAGAACAGACCAGTGGAGACGTATCAG GTCCACGAATACCTTCGCAGTAAGCTCTGCTCCTTGTATGAAAACGACTGCATCTTCGACAAGTTTGAGTGCTGCTGGAATGGCAGTGACAG TGCCATCATGACCGGCTCCTACAACAACTTCTTCCGAATGTTTGACCGCAACACCAGGCGGGACATTACACTGGAGGCGTCCCGGGAGAGCAGCAAACCACGGGCCACGCTCAAACCCCGCAAAGTGTCCACCGGCGGCAAGAGGAAGAAGGACGAGATCAGCGTGGACAGCCTGGACTTCAACAAGAAGATCCTCCACACTGCCTGGCACCCCAAAGATAACGTGATAGCTGTGGCAGCCACCAACAACTTGTACATTTTCCAGGACAAAatcaactaa